In Ancalomicrobiaceae bacterium S20, the following proteins share a genomic window:
- a CDS encoding ABC-F family ATP-binding cassette domain-containing protein yields MLVVSDLTFRIAGRTLLDGASVTIPTGAKVGFVGKNGTGKTTLFKLLVGDLAPESGTISVPKGARIGQVAQEAPGNSVSLIDTVLAADKERAALLAEAETATDPHRIAEIHTRLSDIRAHSAEARAATILSGLGFDHEAQQRPCSDFSGGWRMRVALAGVLFSEPDLLLLDEPTNYLDLEGTLWLETYIARYPHTVVIISHDRDLLNAAVDTIVHLDQGKLVAYRGDYDGFERQRRERMLLNQKAREKQEAARAHMQAFIDRFKAKATKARQAQSRMKMLAKMEPIAAIVEDEAMPFAFQPPAGRLSPPILALDNVSVGYEPGKPILKKLTLRIDTDDRIALLGSNGNGKSTFAKLIAGRLQQEAGEIKRANKLQIGFFAQHQLDDLVPAETPVQHVAPLMKGEPEARIRSRVAQMGLPTNRMDTPAKDLSGGEKARLLMGLATFAGPNLMILDEPTNHLDIDSREALVQALNEYDGAVILISHDRHLVEATVDRLLLVADGTVSAFDGDIEDYKKYILERASAAARGGADKADEAPKTSAQDRRRQAAQLREQLAPLRKQIRDAETRTEKLQAEIAKLDKELADPALFTRDAARGTKLSKQRADAEKALAAEEERWLMLSAEYEEAEKAAAEA; encoded by the coding sequence ATGCTCGTCGTCTCCGATCTCACCTTCCGTATCGCCGGCCGCACGCTCCTCGACGGGGCGAGCGTGACCATTCCCACGGGCGCCAAGGTCGGCTTTGTCGGCAAGAACGGCACCGGCAAGACCACGCTGTTCAAGCTGCTGGTCGGCGATCTCGCGCCCGAATCCGGCACGATCTCGGTGCCGAAGGGCGCGCGGATCGGCCAGGTCGCGCAGGAGGCGCCGGGCAATTCGGTCAGCCTGATCGACACGGTGCTCGCCGCCGACAAGGAGCGCGCGGCGCTGCTCGCGGAGGCCGAGACGGCGACCGATCCGCACCGGATCGCGGAGATCCATACCCGGCTCTCCGACATCCGCGCCCATTCGGCCGAGGCGCGGGCGGCGACGATCCTGTCCGGCCTCGGCTTCGACCACGAGGCGCAGCAGCGGCCCTGCTCGGACTTCTCGGGCGGCTGGCGCATGCGCGTGGCGCTCGCCGGCGTGCTGTTCTCCGAGCCGGACCTCCTGCTGCTCGACGAGCCGACCAACTACCTCGATCTCGAAGGCACGCTCTGGCTCGAGACCTACATCGCGCGCTATCCGCACACGGTGGTCATCATCAGCCACGACCGCGATCTCCTGAACGCGGCGGTCGACACGATCGTGCATCTCGACCAGGGCAAACTCGTCGCCTATCGCGGCGACTATGACGGGTTCGAGCGGCAGCGGCGCGAGCGCATGCTCCTGAACCAGAAGGCGCGCGAGAAGCAGGAAGCCGCGCGCGCCCACATGCAGGCCTTCATCGACCGTTTCAAGGCCAAGGCGACCAAGGCGCGACAGGCGCAGTCGCGCATGAAGATGCTGGCCAAGATGGAACCGATCGCCGCGATCGTCGAGGACGAGGCGATGCCGTTCGCGTTCCAGCCGCCGGCGGGACGCCTGTCGCCGCCGATTTTGGCGCTCGACAACGTCTCGGTCGGCTACGAGCCGGGCAAGCCGATCCTGAAGAAGCTGACGCTCCGGATCGACACCGACGACCGCATCGCCCTGCTCGGCTCGAACGGCAACGGCAAGTCGACCTTCGCCAAGCTGATCGCCGGCCGGCTCCAGCAGGAAGCCGGCGAGATCAAGCGCGCCAACAAGCTTCAAATCGGCTTCTTCGCCCAGCACCAGCTCGACGACCTCGTGCCGGCCGAGACGCCGGTGCAGCATGTCGCGCCGCTGATGAAGGGCGAGCCGGAGGCGCGGATCCGGTCGCGCGTGGCACAGATGGGCCTGCCGACCAACCGCATGGACACGCCCGCCAAGGATCTTTCCGGCGGCGAGAAGGCGCGGCTGCTGATGGGCCTTGCGACCTTCGCCGGCCCGAACCTGATGATTCTCGACGAACCGACCAACCATCTCGACATCGACAGCCGCGAAGCGCTCGTGCAGGCGCTCAACGAATACGACGGTGCGGTGATCCTGATCAGCCACGACCGGCATCTGGTCGAGGCAACCGTCGACCGGCTGCTGCTGGTCGCCGACGGCACGGTGTCGGCCTTCGACGGCGACATCGAGGACTACAAGAAATACATCCTCGAACGCGCCTCGGCAGCCGCGCGCGGCGGCGCCGACAAGGCCGACGAGGCGCCGAAGACCTCGGCGCAGGACCGCCGTCGCCAGGCCGCGCAGTTGCGCGAACAGCTCGCGCCGCTCCGCAAGCAGATCCGCGACGCCGAGACCCGGACCGAGAAGCTGCAAGCCGAGATCGCCAAGCTCGACAAGGAGCTGGCCGACCCGGCGCTGTTCACCAGGGACGCGGCGCGCGGCACGAAACTCTCCAAGCAGCGCGCCGACGCCGAAAAGGCGCTCGCCGCCGAGGAGGAGCGCTGGCTCATGCTTTCGGCGGAATACGAAGAGGCCGAAAAGGCCGCCGCCGAGGCCTGA
- the mtnA gene encoding S-methyl-5-thioribose-1-phosphate isomerase translates to MKVDGNSYRTIWRADNGSVAIIDQTRLPHAFEVVALVTLDDAAVAIETMQVRGAPLIGATAAWGMVLGLERDSSDAGLAAAYDRLVRTRPTAINLRWALDQVRAALAPLPAAERALAAARLATEIADEDVELNAAIGRHGLDLIRTIAADKPAGAPVRVLTHCNAGWLATVDWGTATAPIYMAHNEGIAVEVWVDETRPRNQGAALTAWELGHHGVPHTVVPDNTGGHLMQHGLVDLVIVGTDRTTATGDVCNKIGTYLKALAAHDNGVPFYVALPSPSIDFTVADGVREIPIEQRGAREVTHMTGLADDGRIETVQITPAGSPVANYAFDVTPARLVTGLITERGVVRAARDALAAAFPERVAAANV, encoded by the coding sequence ATGAAAGTCGACGGAAACAGCTATCGGACGATCTGGCGCGCGGACAACGGGTCGGTCGCGATCATCGACCAGACGCGCCTGCCGCACGCCTTCGAGGTCGTCGCGCTCGTGACGCTCGATGATGCCGCAGTGGCCATCGAAACCATGCAGGTGCGCGGCGCGCCGTTGATCGGAGCCACCGCGGCCTGGGGCATGGTGCTCGGGCTCGAGCGCGATTCGTCGGATGCCGGTCTTGCCGCCGCCTATGACCGGCTGGTCCGGACGCGGCCGACCGCGATCAATCTGCGCTGGGCGCTCGATCAGGTCCGCGCCGCGCTCGCGCCGCTGCCGGCGGCCGAGCGCGCCCTGGCGGCGGCCCGTCTCGCGACCGAGATCGCCGACGAGGATGTCGAGCTCAATGCCGCGATCGGCCGGCACGGTCTCGATCTGATTCGGACGATCGCGGCCGACAAGCCCGCCGGCGCGCCGGTGCGCGTGCTGACCCATTGCAATGCCGGCTGGCTCGCGACCGTCGACTGGGGCACCGCGACCGCCCCGATCTACATGGCGCACAACGAGGGGATCGCGGTCGAGGTCTGGGTCGACGAGACGCGGCCGCGCAATCAGGGCGCGGCGCTGACGGCCTGGGAGCTCGGCCACCATGGCGTGCCGCACACGGTCGTGCCGGACAATACCGGCGGCCACCTGATGCAGCATGGGCTCGTCGACCTCGTCATCGTCGGCACCGACCGCACCACCGCGACCGGCGACGTCTGCAACAAGATCGGCACCTATCTGAAAGCGCTCGCAGCCCACGACAACGGCGTGCCGTTCTACGTCGCCCTGCCCTCGCCCTCGATCGACTTCACGGTCGCCGACGGCGTTCGCGAGATCCCGATCGAGCAGCGCGGCGCCCGCGAGGTGACCCATATGACCGGTCTCGCCGACGACGGCCGGATCGAGACCGTGCAGATCACGCCGGCGGGATCGCCGGTCGCCAACTACGCTTTCGACGTGACACCGGCGCGGCTGGTGACCGGGCTCATCACCGAGCGGGGCGTGGTCCGCGCCGCGCGCGACGCGCTCGCCGCCGCATTTCCGGAGCGAGTCGCGGCAGCGAACGTGTAG
- a CDS encoding leucyl aminopeptidase, with product MALPTISFVKLAAPETGVAVLLADDGAKLGALASAIDAAHGGLVTRAIEKAAFKGKQFQFLDLIAPAGSGLDRILVVGLGKGADWKERDWQRLGGAIAGKLAEIKASGATVVVERPAGGEVEAEAAADIGLGAFLRGYVFDRYKTKKKDEDSGSEKGEKTGDKGLKLALAVDGHLAAKKVYGAREAIGEGVNLARELILEPPNVLGPEEFARRAKELEKLGVEVEILTEKDMKKLGMGAFLGVGQGSSRPPRLVVMRWNGGKEKDKPISFIGKGVVFDSGGISIKPAGGMEDMKADMGGAACVTGLMHALAARKAKVNVVAAIGLVENMPDGNAQRPGDIVTSMSGQTIEIINTDAEGRLVLADVVWYIQDRFKPQFMIDLATLTGAIVVALGKHYAGIFSTSEDLATQLAAAGEATGEHVWRMPLSADYDKMIDSQFADMKNTGGRDGGSITAAQFIKRFTNDVPWLHIDIAGTAIGSPQTETNRVWSSGWGVRLLDRLVADHYEK from the coding sequence ATGGCCCTTCCCACCATCTCCTTCGTCAAGCTCGCCGCGCCCGAGACCGGCGTCGCGGTGCTCCTGGCGGACGACGGCGCGAAGCTCGGCGCTCTCGCGAGCGCCATCGACGCCGCCCATGGCGGGCTGGTCACGCGCGCGATCGAAAAGGCGGCCTTCAAGGGCAAGCAGTTCCAGTTTCTCGACCTGATCGCGCCGGCGGGCTCCGGCCTCGACCGCATCCTGGTCGTCGGCCTCGGCAAGGGTGCTGACTGGAAGGAGCGCGACTGGCAGCGCCTCGGCGGCGCCATCGCCGGCAAGCTCGCCGAGATCAAGGCCTCGGGCGCGACCGTGGTGGTCGAGCGTCCGGCCGGCGGCGAGGTCGAGGCCGAGGCGGCCGCCGACATCGGCCTCGGCGCCTTCCTGCGCGGCTATGTCTTCGATCGCTACAAGACCAAGAAGAAGGACGAGGACAGCGGCAGCGAGAAGGGCGAGAAGACGGGCGACAAGGGCCTCAAGCTCGCGCTGGCCGTCGACGGGCACCTCGCTGCCAAGAAGGTCTACGGCGCGCGTGAGGCGATCGGCGAGGGCGTCAATCTCGCCCGCGAGCTGATCCTCGAGCCGCCGAACGTGCTCGGCCCGGAGGAGTTCGCCCGCCGCGCCAAGGAGCTCGAGAAGCTCGGCGTCGAGGTCGAGATCCTGACCGAGAAGGACATGAAGAAGCTCGGCATGGGTGCCTTCCTCGGCGTCGGCCAGGGTTCGTCGCGCCCGCCGCGCCTCGTCGTCATGCGCTGGAACGGCGGCAAGGAGAAGGACAAGCCGATTTCCTTCATCGGCAAGGGCGTCGTGTTCGATTCCGGCGGCATCTCGATCAAGCCGGCCGGCGGCATGGAGGACATGAAGGCCGACATGGGCGGCGCCGCCTGCGTCACCGGCCTGATGCACGCGCTCGCCGCGCGCAAGGCCAAGGTCAACGTCGTCGCCGCCATCGGTCTCGTCGAGAACATGCCGGACGGCAACGCCCAGCGCCCGGGTGACATCGTCACCTCCATGTCCGGCCAGACCATCGAGATCATCAACACCGACGCCGAGGGCCGCCTCGTGCTCGCCGACGTGGTCTGGTACATCCAGGACCGTTTCAAGCCGCAGTTCATGATCGATCTGGCGACGCTGACCGGCGCGATCGTGGTCGCGCTCGGCAAGCATTACGCCGGCATCTTCTCGACGTCCGAGGATCTCGCGACCCAGCTCGCCGCCGCCGGCGAGGCGACCGGCGAGCACGTCTGGCGCATGCCGCTGTCGGCCGACTACGACAAGATGATCGACAGCCAGTTCGCCGATATGAAGAACACCGGCGGTCGCGACGGCGGTTCGATCACCGCCGCGCAGTTCATCAAGCGCTTCACCAACGACGTGCCGTGGTTGCACATCGACATCGCCGGTACCGCGATCGGCAGCCCGCAGACCGAGACCAACCGGGTCTGGTCCTCGGGCTGGGGCGTGCGCCTGCTCGATCGGCTCGTCGCCGATCATTATGAGAAGTGA
- a CDS encoding MgtC/SapB family protein, whose product MATFNSSEFLTTLIALGTAFVLGTAIGFERQFRQRTAGLRTNVLVALGAAAFADLGIRLYGFDGGTRIIAYVVSGVGFLGAGVIMKDGTNIRGLNTAATLWCSAAVGAFSGSGLVAEAVLLTSFVLAGNTFLRPLVNYINRSPIDETLTEAEYRVIVTCDPTDASDVRDLIAEELEKRSYPIREIEVVLEAEDHVELSATLIPTAVSAKELDAVAAHLEKNPLIRNATWTVSTSA is encoded by the coding sequence ATGGCGACGTTCAATTCGAGCGAGTTCCTGACCACGCTGATCGCACTCGGCACGGCCTTCGTGCTCGGCACCGCGATCGGGTTCGAGCGCCAGTTCCGGCAGCGCACGGCCGGGCTCCGGACCAATGTGTTGGTCGCGCTCGGCGCGGCCGCCTTCGCCGATCTCGGCATCCGGCTCTACGGTTTCGACGGCGGCACGCGCATCATCGCCTATGTCGTCTCGGGCGTCGGCTTTCTCGGCGCCGGCGTGATCATGAAGGACGGCACCAACATCCGCGGCCTCAACACGGCCGCGACCCTCTGGTGTTCGGCGGCGGTCGGCGCCTTCTCCGGCAGCGGCCTTGTCGCCGAAGCGGTGCTGCTGACGTCGTTCGTGCTCGCCGGCAACACGTTCCTGCGGCCGCTGGTCAACTACATCAACCGCAGCCCGATCGACGAGACTCTGACGGAAGCGGAATACCGCGTGATCGTCACCTGCGATCCGACCGACGCATCGGACGTCCGCGATCTGATCGCGGAGGAGTTGGAAAAGCGCAGCTATCCGATCCGCGAGATCGAGGTCGTGCTGGAGGCCGAGGACCACGTCGAGCTGTCTGCGACGCTGATTCCGACCGCGGTGAGCGCCAAGGAACTCGACGCGGTCGCCGCGCATCTGGAAAAGAACCCGCTGATCCGCAACGCGACCTGGACGGTCAGCACCTCGGCGTGA
- a CDS encoding DNA polymerase III subunit chi: MTEILFYHLQNQPLERVLPSLLEKCIERGWRVVVETGSPERRDALDAELWTYKEDSFLPHGTRRDGDPEEQPIFLTDGPDNPNGATVRFLVDRARPADVAAYARVVLVFDGNDPDALGDARAHWKALKDAGHALTYWQQDDRGRWIKKA, encoded by the coding sequence ATGACCGAGATCCTGTTCTACCACCTCCAGAATCAGCCGCTCGAGCGGGTGCTGCCGAGCCTGCTCGAGAAATGCATCGAGCGCGGCTGGCGGGTCGTGGTCGAGACCGGCTCGCCGGAGCGCCGCGACGCGCTCGACGCCGAACTGTGGACCTACAAGGAAGACAGTTTTCTGCCGCACGGCACGCGCCGCGATGGCGATCCCGAAGAGCAGCCGATCTTCCTGACCGACGGTCCCGACAATCCGAACGGCGCCACGGTGCGCTTCCTGGTCGACCGCGCCCGTCCCGCCGACGTCGCCGCCTATGCGCGCGTCGTGCTCGTCTTCGACGGCAACGACCCCGACGCGCTCGGCGACGCCCGCGCCCATTGGAAGGCGCTGAAGGACGCCGGCCACGCCCTGACCTACTGGCAACAGGACGATCGCGGCCGCTGGATCAAGAAGGCATGA
- a CDS encoding TetR/AcrR family transcriptional regulator — protein sequence MPRRMGKSHEDLRADAVVAARAMVRADGVAGLTVRRIAEAVGCSVGSVYNLFLDLDDIVLHLSAEVLDELMAAVFDAPLPDEPAARVVAMAERYVAFAAGEPELWSMLFEHNLANDRPVPDWHADRVARLVAAVRAGAAEALGGRSDAETNAGVDVLWASVHGIAALGRRGKLGFVTGATATDMVRRLVTVYLAGRRALGAGEAMAGEGSRGRE from the coding sequence ATGCCGCGACGCATGGGAAAGAGCCACGAGGATCTGCGGGCCGACGCCGTCGTCGCCGCCCGCGCCATGGTGCGCGCCGATGGCGTCGCAGGCCTGACGGTCCGGCGGATCGCCGAGGCGGTGGGCTGCTCGGTCGGCAGTGTCTACAATCTGTTCCTGGACCTCGACGACATCGTCCTGCACCTCTCGGCGGAGGTGCTCGACGAACTGATGGCTGCGGTCTTCGACGCGCCCCTGCCGGACGAGCCGGCCGCCCGCGTCGTCGCGATGGCCGAGCGCTATGTCGCCTTCGCCGCCGGCGAGCCCGAACTCTGGTCGATGCTGTTCGAGCACAATCTGGCCAACGACCGCCCTGTGCCGGACTGGCATGCCGACCGGGTGGCGCGGCTGGTCGCGGCGGTCCGCGCCGGCGCGGCCGAGGCACTCGGCGGCCGGTCCGATGCGGAGACAAACGCCGGGGTCGATGTGCTTTGGGCCTCGGTCCACGGCATCGCTGCGCTCGGCCGGCGCGGCAAGCTCGGCTTCGTGACCGGCGCGACTGCGACCGACATGGTCCGGCGCCTCGTGACGGTCTATCTGGCCGGCCGCCGTGCACTCGGCGCCGGAGAGGCCATGGCGGGCGAGGGTAGTCGGGGGCGGGAATGA
- a CDS encoding cyclase family protein, with protein sequence MCVPGCREELERHFSRRGLLTRLAAAGAAGAVATMPGPAEAVPPRPKQIRVRRFVDLTHTLDPRFPTWDGHPGIELKKVASVETDGFNIFEWNLAEHSGTHIDAPFHISATGQTVELIPVEKLVVPLAVVDIAHKAESEPDYRLNIYDILEWERIHGRLRRGSCVAMYSGWGRHIGTPRYRNRDDKGVMRFPGFHAEAAEFLARERDAAGLAVDTLSLDHGSSKNFRVHKVWLGSGRWGLECVANLHDVPPRGATLVVGAPKVRGASGGPCRLIALV encoded by the coding sequence ATGTGTGTGCCCGGGTGCCGTGAAGAGCTGGAGCGCCATTTCTCGCGCCGCGGCCTGCTGACGCGACTGGCGGCCGCCGGTGCGGCGGGCGCGGTCGCGACCATGCCCGGCCCGGCCGAGGCCGTACCGCCGCGCCCGAAGCAAATCCGCGTCCGGCGCTTCGTGGATCTGACCCACACGCTCGATCCGCGCTTTCCGACCTGGGACGGCCATCCCGGCATCGAGCTGAAGAAGGTCGCCTCGGTCGAGACCGACGGCTTCAACATCTTCGAATGGAACCTCGCCGAGCATTCCGGCACCCATATCGACGCGCCGTTCCACATTTCGGCGACCGGTCAGACCGTCGAGCTGATTCCGGTCGAGAAGCTGGTCGTGCCGCTCGCGGTCGTCGATATCGCCCACAAGGCCGAGAGCGAGCCGGACTACCGGCTCAACATCTACGACATCCTCGAATGGGAGCGCATCCACGGGCGGCTGCGGCGTGGCTCCTGCGTGGCGATGTATTCGGGCTGGGGCCGCCACATCGGCACGCCGCGCTATCGCAACCGCGACGACAAGGGCGTGATGCGCTTCCCCGGCTTCCACGCCGAGGCGGCGGAGTTTCTGGCGCGCGAGCGCGACGCCGCCGGGCTCGCGGTCGACACGCTGTCGCTCGACCACGGCTCGTCGAAGAATTTCCGGGTCCACAAGGTCTGGCTCGGTTCGGGGCGCTGGGGCCTGGAATGCGTCGCCAACCTGCACGACGTGCCGCCCCGCGGCGCCACGCTGGTCGTCGGCGCCCCGAAGGTCAGGGGCGCGAGCGGCGGACCCTGCCGGCTGATCGCGCTGGTGTAA
- a CDS encoding BLUF domain-containing protein, with the protein MALLRFSFFSRLTAETAAGRWHDLSDIVVISREHNKKHGFTGIMISDERIIFQCLEGDDVLLGALFQRIMKDERHGDVEVVAHGPARARMFETWDVHFRPLHRTPPPPPLIRLEPKLVPIPLAVDLAEIGAMLRVH; encoded by the coding sequence ATGGCGCTGCTTCGCTTCTCGTTCTTTTCTCGCCTGACCGCGGAGACGGCGGCCGGGCGCTGGCACGATTTGTCCGACATCGTCGTCATCTCGCGCGAGCACAACAAGAAGCACGGCTTCACCGGCATCATGATCTCCGACGAGCGGATCATCTTCCAGTGCCTGGAAGGCGACGACGTGCTGCTCGGCGCACTGTTCCAGCGGATCATGAAGGACGAGCGCCACGGCGACGTCGAGGTCGTCGCCCACGGCCCGGCGCGCGCTCGGATGTTCGAGACTTGGGATGTGCATTTCCGGCCGCTGCATCGGACACCGCCGCCGCCACCGCTGATCCGGCTCGAACCGAAGCTGGTTCCGATCCCGCTTGCCGTCGATCTCGCCGAGATCGGTGCCATGCTGCGCGTTCACTGA
- the galE gene encoding UDP-glucose 4-epimerase GalE: MTVLVTGGGGYIGSHMVWALVDDGQEVVILDNLSTGFRWAMAPEAKFVQGDVGDAALLDGVIRDHAVDAIIHFAGSIVVPDSVADPLGYYLNNTVKSRELIAAAVRNGVKHFVFSSTAAVYGDPKTIPVGEDEPLKPLSPYGTSKLMTEIMLADVAKAHDFRYAALRYFNVAGADPRLRTGQSTKGATHLIKVACEALLGKRDRIEVFGTDYDTPDGTGVRDYIHVSDLVAAHLLALRHLRDTGEVLVCNCGYGNGFSVLDVLGAVERVGGGKLPVVYGPRRPGDSPKVVAGVDRIRATLDWKPAYADLDVIVAHALAWERHLGQRNQI; the protein is encoded by the coding sequence ATGACGGTTCTCGTGACGGGCGGTGGCGGCTATATCGGCAGCCACATGGTTTGGGCTCTCGTCGACGACGGTCAGGAAGTCGTCATTCTCGATAATCTGTCGACCGGGTTCCGTTGGGCCATGGCGCCGGAGGCGAAATTCGTCCAGGGCGATGTCGGCGACGCCGCGCTGCTCGACGGCGTGATCCGCGATCACGCCGTCGATGCGATCATCCACTTCGCCGGCTCGATCGTGGTGCCGGACTCGGTCGCCGACCCGCTCGGCTACTATCTGAACAACACGGTCAAATCGCGCGAGCTGATCGCCGCCGCCGTTCGCAACGGCGTGAAGCACTTCGTGTTCTCCTCGACCGCCGCCGTCTACGGCGACCCGAAGACGATACCCGTCGGCGAGGACGAGCCGCTGAAGCCGCTGTCGCCCTATGGCACGTCGAAGCTGATGACCGAGATCATGCTCGCCGACGTGGCCAAGGCGCACGACTTTCGCTACGCGGCGCTGCGCTACTTCAACGTCGCCGGCGCCGATCCGCGGCTGCGCACCGGCCAGTCGACCAAGGGCGCGACGCACCTGATCAAGGTCGCCTGCGAAGCCCTGCTCGGCAAGCGCGACCGGATCGAGGTGTTCGGCACCGATTATGACACGCCGGACGGCACCGGCGTGCGCGACTACATTCACGTGAGCGATCTCGTCGCCGCGCACCTGCTGGCGCTGCGCCACCTCCGCGACACCGGCGAGGTGCTGGTCTGCAACTGCGGCTACGGCAACGGCTTCTCGGTGCTCGACGTGCTCGGGGCGGTCGAACGGGTCGGCGGTGGCAAGCTGCCGGTCGTCTATGGCCCGCGGCGGCCCGGCGACAGCCCCAAGGTGGTCGCCGGCGTCGATCGGATCCGAGCGACGCTCGACTGGAAGCCCGCCTACGCCGACCTCGATGTGATCGTCGCCCATGCGCTGGCCTGGGAGCGACACCTCGGTCAGCGCAACCAGATCTGA
- a CDS encoding ribokinase: MITVFGSVNLDLVTRVAQLPRPGETVPGEDALLVPGGKGANQALAARRAGAAVRMAGAVGGDAFAETALSLLRESGVDLAAVLIVDRPTGLASITVDSSGENVIVLSPGANARVTEASAADLTFAPGDTLLLQMEIATAASLAAASRARAAGARTVLSLAPFRPLPADSFAPLSLLIVNETEAADLAAQLGLAAGDATETVRGLADRLGPTVVATLGPRGAVAATPAGETVAVPALPVTPVDTTGAGDTFAGVLGAALDAGLPLEPAMRRAAVAGSLACTKVGAQLSMPTAAEIDSALAGFAS, translated from the coding sequence ATGATCACGGTGTTCGGCTCGGTAAACCTCGATCTCGTCACGCGAGTCGCGCAGCTGCCGCGGCCGGGCGAGACGGTCCCCGGCGAGGACGCGCTGCTGGTGCCGGGCGGCAAGGGCGCCAATCAGGCACTCGCCGCGCGCCGCGCCGGGGCGGCGGTGCGCATGGCGGGCGCGGTCGGCGGCGACGCCTTCGCCGAAACGGCCCTGTCGCTGCTCCGGGAATCAGGGGTCGACCTCGCCGCTGTCCTGATCGTCGACCGGCCGACCGGCCTCGCCTCGATCACGGTCGATTCGTCCGGCGAAAACGTCATCGTGCTCTCGCCTGGCGCCAACGCCCGCGTGACCGAGGCTTCGGCCGCCGATCTGACCTTCGCGCCCGGCGACACGCTGCTCCTGCAGATGGAGATCGCGACCGCCGCCTCGCTCGCCGCCGCCTCACGAGCGCGCGCGGCCGGCGCGCGAACTGTTTTGAGCCTCGCGCCGTTTCGTCCGCTGCCGGCCGATTCGTTCGCGCCGCTGTCCCTGCTGATCGTGAACGAGACCGAGGCAGCGGATCTCGCCGCCCAGCTCGGCCTCGCGGCAGGAGACGCGACCGAGACCGTGCGCGGGCTCGCGGATCGGCTCGGGCCCACCGTGGTCGCGACGCTCGGACCGCGCGGCGCGGTCGCGGCGACGCCTGCGGGAGAGACGGTCGCGGTGCCGGCTCTGCCGGTGACGCCGGTCGACACGACCGGTGCGGGCGATACGTTCGCCGGCGTGCTCGGTGCCGCGCTCGATGCCGGCCTGCCGCTGGAACCCGCGATGCGGCGGGCAGCCGTCGCCGGATCGCTCGCCTGCACGAAGGTCGGGGCCCAGCTCAGCATGCCGACCGCTGCCGAGATCGACAGCGCGCTCGCAGGCTTTGCGTCATGA
- a CDS encoding glutathione S-transferase family protein: protein MSTILLHDLVGLSDLRFSPYCWRVKLALAHKGLAFRTRGTPFTAIPAIAGGTGKTVPVIEDGDTIVSDSFAIAEYLEKTYPDRPSLFGGSGGHAMARFVESWANVLHGPIGRMVVLEIHDRLLPEDRAYFRKSREQRMGAPLEQIVARREDRLEAFRESLLPLRLMLKKQPFIGGAAPNYADYVVFGSLQWPRMVSAFELVARDDVARAWFDRVLDAHDGFARKAPATGH, encoded by the coding sequence GTGTCTACGATTCTGCTTCATGATCTGGTCGGCCTGAGCGATCTGCGCTTCAGCCCTTATTGCTGGCGCGTGAAGCTCGCGCTCGCCCATAAGGGGTTGGCCTTCCGCACCAGAGGCACGCCGTTCACCGCGATTCCGGCGATTGCAGGCGGGACCGGCAAGACCGTACCGGTGATCGAGGACGGCGACACGATCGTCTCCGACAGTTTCGCCATCGCGGAATATTTGGAGAAGACTTACCCCGACCGGCCGAGCCTGTTCGGCGGTTCCGGCGGCCACGCCATGGCGCGCTTCGTCGAGAGCTGGGCGAACGTGCTGCACGGGCCGATCGGGCGCATGGTCGTGCTGGAGATCCACGACCGGCTGCTGCCCGAGGATCGGGCCTATTTCCGCAAGTCGCGCGAGCAGCGCATGGGCGCGCCGCTCGAGCAGATCGTCGCCCGCCGCGAGGACCGGCTCGAGGCATTCCGGGAATCGCTGCTGCCGCTCCGGCTCATGCTGAAGAAGCAGCCCTTCATCGGCGGCGCTGCGCCAAACTATGCCGACTATGTCGTGTTCGGCTCGCTGCAGTGGCCGCGCATGGTCTCGGCCTTCGAACTCGTCGCCCGCGACGACGTCGCGCGCGCCTGGTTCGACCGTGTCCTCGACGCGCACGACGGATTTGCGCGAAAGGCGCCCGCGACCGGGCATTGA